The following are encoded in a window of Fusarium falciforme chromosome 11, complete sequence genomic DNA:
- a CDS encoding Carbonic anhydrase, with amino-acid sequence MSSIVPEFEAANAQYAAAFDKGDLALPPSRHVAVVACMDARLDPAQVLGIELGSAHVIRNAGGRATDALRSVIISQQLLGTREIVIVHHTDCGMLTFSDLDIKAKVRKDLNEDVDHIAFLPFGDLKQSVRDDIAFFKKSPLVLDVPITGYIYDVKTGKIEKVDA; translated from the exons ATGTCTTCTATCGTTCCCGAATTCGAAGCTGCCAATGCGCAGTATGCTGCGGCTTTTGACAAGGGAGACCTGGCTCTCCCGCCCTCTCG GCACGTTGCAGTTGTCGCATGCATGGATGCACGACTCGATCCAGCCCAGGTCCTCGGCATCGAGTTAGGATCCGCTCATGTGATCCGCAATGCAGGCGGTCGTGCAACCGACGCGCTGCGATCAGTCATCATCTCCCAACAGCTGCTCGGCACTCGAGAAATTGTCATTGTTCATCAT ACCGACTGTGGTATGCTCACCTTTTCCGACCtcgacatcaaggccaaggtccgAAAAGACCTGAATGAAGATGTCGATCACATTGCGTTCCTTCCATTTGGGGATCTCAAGCAAAGTGTTCGGGATGACATTGCgttcttcaagaagagcCCTTTGGTGTTGGATGTTCCCATCACTGGCTACATCTATGATGTCAAGACTGGCAAGATTGAAAAGGTTGATGCTTAA